One segment of Trichlorobacter ammonificans DNA contains the following:
- a CDS encoding sensor domain-containing diguanylate cyclase → MPEYSSVPPPEAATTSGSLAQRLRGLLMFVDLPIKKKFLLFAGSTLLWFCLMTFVTVVSMSALHYRYHQVAEQIVPYRQVIETVLIRLQYIDQHLSLGNGDGMAAHTVIRRQLEAIRMSINELSLRQKRPPAEGTIVERILQNMAEADPEGVRYLQEILAQLETIDRSLEHHPRMTGKSRHTATADGSYAAAQGAIADTIALSKRHLEQISAKYTTIDQYIYKNIRNSIHTTLGLLLFASLLLALFTHWIIVAFYKPIKTITNQIESLSTGDIDLAKKVTIPSRDEIGTLSRKFNSLMESVYSMTIYKKVIEEDSSLEEVYRRLGEVFSNDLGLREYCIYEVNTPQKEMKAAYPPLVGDIRLHCQEDILSDCTLCRAVKTGHNISSFEFSGICRFFLPEEGVGHVCIPMMLGGNTGGVVQFRFPATGQSAPLSAEDTTRLFKAETYINQSLSVIEAKRLMQTLQESALVDPLTGLYNRRFLQEHTKQIIAGVLRRNKQIGLLVCDLDYFKQVNDTHGHDTGDQMLRETANILKSSVREADLVIRFGGEEFLVVLLDSEPGMAMQVAEKIRVRVEQFKLRVGDTILQKSISIGVSEFPGDSDGFWQAIKFADVALYRAKETGRNRVVRFTPEMWQHGDF, encoded by the coding sequence ATGCCAGAGTACTCTTCCGTTCCCCCTCCCGAAGCGGCCACGACATCAGGCTCCCTGGCGCAGCGACTGCGCGGGCTGCTGATGTTCGTTGATCTGCCGATCAAGAAGAAATTTTTGCTCTTTGCCGGCAGCACCCTGCTCTGGTTCTGCCTGATGACCTTCGTAACCGTGGTGTCGATGTCCGCACTCCACTACCGCTACCACCAAGTGGCGGAGCAGATTGTTCCCTATCGCCAGGTGATTGAAACGGTGCTGATCCGGCTGCAGTACATCGACCAGCACCTCTCGCTCGGCAACGGCGACGGCATGGCCGCGCACACCGTCATCCGCCGGCAACTGGAAGCTATCCGGATGTCGATCAACGAGCTGAGCCTGCGCCAGAAACGTCCTCCCGCGGAGGGAACCATTGTCGAGCGGATTCTGCAGAACATGGCAGAGGCAGACCCGGAAGGGGTACGCTATCTGCAGGAAATTCTGGCACAGCTGGAAACGATCGACCGTTCCCTCGAACACCACCCCCGGATGACCGGGAAGAGTCGGCACACGGCAACGGCCGACGGGTCCTACGCTGCAGCCCAAGGGGCGATTGCCGACACCATTGCGCTTTCAAAGCGACACCTGGAGCAGATTTCTGCAAAGTACACCACTATCGACCAGTATATCTACAAGAACATCAGGAATTCGATTCACACCACGCTCGGGCTGCTGCTTTTCGCCTCGCTGTTGCTGGCACTCTTTACCCACTGGATCATCGTTGCCTTTTATAAACCGATCAAGACCATCACCAACCAGATCGAATCCCTGAGTACCGGCGACATCGATCTTGCCAAGAAGGTGACTATTCCTTCGCGGGACGAGATCGGAACCCTCTCTCGCAAATTCAACAGCCTGATGGAATCGGTCTACAGCATGACCATCTACAAGAAGGTGATCGAGGAAGACTCGTCCCTGGAGGAGGTGTACCGCCGCCTGGGGGAGGTCTTCTCAAACGACCTGGGCCTCCGGGAGTACTGCATCTATGAGGTCAACACCCCCCAGAAGGAAATGAAGGCAGCCTACCCTCCCCTGGTGGGAGACATCCGGCTGCATTGTCAGGAGGATATTTTAAGCGACTGCACTCTCTGCCGCGCCGTTAAGACCGGCCATAACATCTCCTCCTTCGAGTTTAGCGGCATCTGCCGCTTCTTTCTTCCCGAAGAGGGGGTCGGCCATGTCTGCATCCCGATGATGCTGGGGGGGAATACGGGCGGTGTGGTGCAATTCAGATTTCCCGCAACCGGTCAGTCAGCACCGTTGTCGGCTGAGGACACGACGCGGCTGTTCAAGGCCGAGACCTACATCAACCAGTCGCTATCGGTCATCGAAGCTAAGCGGCTGATGCAGACCCTGCAGGAGTCAGCCCTGGTAGACCCGCTCACCGGTCTGTACAACCGGCGTTTTCTCCAGGAGCACACCAAGCAGATCATTGCCGGTGTGCTGCGCCGGAACAAGCAGATCGGTCTTCTGGTCTGCGACCTGGACTATTTCAAACAGGTCAACGATACCCACGGTCATGACACCGGTGACCAGATGCTCAGAGAAACCGCAAACATCCTCAAGAGTTCAGTGCGAGAGGCTGACCTGGTCATCCGCTTCGGCGGTGAGGAATTCCTGGTGGTGTTGCTGGACAGTGAGCCGGGCATGGCAATGCAGGTTGCCGAAAAGATCAGGGTCAGAGTGGAGCAGTTCAAGCTACGGGTGGGGGATACGATCCTGCAGAAGAGTATCTCAATCGGCGTCAGCGAGTTTCCCGGCGACAGCGATGGTTTCTGGCAGGCGATCAAGTTCGCCGACGTCGCCCTGTACCGGGCCAAGGAAACCGGCCGCAACCGGGTGGTACGCTTTACCCCGGAGATGTGGCAGCATGGGGATTTCTAA